A stretch of Suncus etruscus isolate mSunEtr1 chromosome 9, mSunEtr1.pri.cur, whole genome shotgun sequence DNA encodes these proteins:
- the CFL1 gene encoding cofilin-1 yields MASGVAVSDGVIKVFNDMKVRKSSTPEEVKKRKKAVLFCLSEDKKNIILEEGKEILVGDVGQTVDDPYATFVKMLPDKDCRYALYDATYETKESKKEDLVFIFWAPECAPLKSKMIYASSKDAIKKKLTGIKHELQANCYEEVKDRCTLAEKLGGSAVISLEGKPL; encoded by the exons ATG GCTTCCGGCGTGGCAGTCTCGGATGGCGTCATCAAGGTGTTCAATGACATGAAGGTGCGCAAGTCGTCCACGCCCGAGGAGGTGAAGAAGCGCAAGAAGGCCGTGCTCTTCTGCCTGAGCGAGGACAAAAAGAATATCATCCTCGAGGAGGGCAAGGAGATCCTGGTGGGCGACGTGGGCCAGACCGTGGACGACCCCTACGCCACCTTCGTCAAGATGCTGCCTGACAAGGACTGCCGCTACGCGCTCTACGACGCCACCTACGAGACCAAGGAGAGCAAGAAGGAAGACCTGGTGTTCATCTTCTG GGCCCCTGAGTGTGCGCCCCTGAAGAGCAAAATGATCTATGCCAGCTCCAAGGATGCCATCAAGAAGAAGCTGACAG GAATCAAGCACGAATTACAAGCAAACTGCTACGAGGAAGTCAAGGATCGCTGCACCCTGGCCGAGAAGCTGGGGGGCAGTGCCGTCATTTCCCTGGAGGGCAAACCTTTGTGA
- the MUS81 gene encoding crossover junction endonuclease MUS81: protein MAAPVRLGRKRPLPLCPNPLFVRWLTEWRDEAASKGRRTRFVFQKALRSLRRYPLPLHSGKEAKILQHFGDGLCRMLDQRLQQHRASGGDQASASPSRAPNPAGEGPSAQDSSVPALAQDTAGSSSSYWPARHSGARAALLQLYQEHLKPDGPGFLTKEELLQRCAQKTPRVAPGNARTWPALRTLLSRNLVLRTHRPARYSLTPAGLVLAQKLAESEDKSVDVNPESQETPGEDPQEPGEASAERGAIGGSRHSAALELKPGEYKVLLCVDVGEVKGTGHRAQLLRELQRLRVAHSVRKLHVGDFVWVAQETQPGDPANPRELVLDHVVERKRMDDLCSSIIDGRFREQKFRLKRCGLGRRVYLVEEFDRMQNLSLPESTLLQAVTNTQVIDGFFVKRTADIKESAAYLALLTRGLQRQYEGHTLHSRPWGTSGDLESSASPSPNPLCSLLTFSDFNMGAMKNKAQSVQEVFVRQLMQVRGVSGEKAAALVERYSTPARLLAAYDACATPEEQEKLLSTVKCGRLQRNLGPVLSRTLAQLYCNKGALT, encoded by the exons ATGGCAGCGCCCGTGCGCCTGGGCAGGAAGCGCCCGCTGCCTCTGTGCCCCAACCCGCTCTTCGTCCGCTGGCTCACCGAGTGGCGGGACGAGGCGGCCAGCAAGGGGCGTCGCACGCGCTTCGTGTTCCAGAAG GCGCTGCGCTCCCTGCGGCGGTACCCGCTGCCCCTGCACAGCGGCAAGGAGGCCAAGATCCTCCAGCACTTCGGAGACGGGCTCTGCCGCATGCTGGACCAGCGGCTGCAGCAGCACCGGGCGTCGGGCG GTGACCAGGCTTCAGCTTCACCATCCCGAGCCCCGAATCCCGCCGGGGAAGGTCCCTCTGCCCAGGACTCTTCCGTGCCA GCTCTGGCCCAGGACACAGCTGGGAGCTCCAGCAGCTACTGGCCAGCCCGGCACTCAGGGGCTCGAGCTGCGCTGCTGCAGCTCTACCAGGAACACCTG AAGCCCGACGGCCCTGGCTTCCTCACCAAGGAGGAGCTGCTGCAGAGATGCGCCCAGAAGACACCGCGG GTGGCCCCTGGAAATGCCCGAACCTGGCCGGCCCTCCGGACCCTGCTCAGCAGAAACCTCGTCCTCAGGACCCACCGGCCAGCCAG GTATTCACTGACTCCAGCAGGCCTGGTGCTGGCCCAGAAGCTGGCCGAGTCGGAGGACAAGTCAGTGGACGTGAACCCTGAGTCTCAGGAGACCCCTGGAGAGGACCCCCAAGAGCCAGGAGAGGCCTCGGCTGAGCG TGGAGCTATCGGAGGGAGCAGACATTCAGCAgctctggagctgaagcctgggGAATACAAGGTGCTCCTGTGTGTGGACGTCGGAGAGGTCAAGGG GACGGGGCACCGGGCCCAGCTGCTCCGAGAGCTTCAGCGGCTGCGCGTGGCCCACTCGGTTCGCAAGCTGCACGTGGGAGACTTCGTGTGGGTGGCGCAGGAGACGCAGCCTGGGGACCCTG CAAACCCCCGAGAGCTGGTCCTGGACCATGTGGTAGAGCGGAAGCGGATGGACGACCTGTGTAGCAGCATCATCGATGGCCGCTTTCGGGAACAGAAG TTCCGCCTAAAGCGCTGTGGCCTGGGACGCCGGGTGTACCTGGTGGAGGAGTTTGACCGCATGCAGAACCTCAGCCTTCCCGAGAGCACGTTGCTGCAGGCCGTGACCAACACCCAG GTGATTGATGGCTTCTTTGTGAAGCGCACAGCGGACATCAAGGAGTCAGCAGCCTACCTGGCCCTCCTGACTCGCGGCCTGCAGAGGCAGTACGAG GGCCACACGCTTCACAGTCGGCCCTGGGGCACCTCAGGAGACCTGGAGTCTTCGGCTAGCCCCTCGCCAAACCCCCTTTGCTCACTCCTCACTTTCAGTGATTTCAACATGGGAGCCATGAAGAACAAG GCCCAGTCGGTCCAGGAGGTGTTTGTCCGGCAGCTGATGCAGGTGCGAGGAGTGAGTGGGGAGAAGGCCGCGGCACTGGTGGAGCGCTACAGCACCCCTGCCAG ACTTCTGGCTGCCTATGATGCCTGTGCTACCCCTGAAGAGCAGGaaaagctcctgagcactgtcaagtgtgggcGGCTGCAGAG GAACCTGGGGCCTGTGCTGAGCAGGACCCTGGCCCAGCTCTACTGCAACAAAGGCGCCTTGACCTGA